The nucleotide window TGTTTTCCAGGCCTAGAAGTCTGAATACTGCTTACTTTACAAGCAGCCCCATCTATTATAACACAATCTCCTTTTTTTACTGTTCCAACTGATTTTGGTTTAATACTCATCTTTGTTTTAATGCTAACTTAACATCTCCTTCCTTTACTGTTTTTCTTCCGGCATGTGAAGCCAGTCTAACAGAATTAACTGCGATTTTTTCAGTAATTTCTTCAACAACATTTTTTAAAGCAACTTTTGCTTTATCAGAAACACGATCTGCACCTGCTTCTTTTAAAACTTTACCCATTGCTGCCAAAGGCAATAATCTTTTTGACATAATATTTACCTCAATTTTCTATCTAGAGAGAAATTAGAACTGTTTATAAAGTTTTCTAAAACCAATAGATTTTTATACAATCAGAATTAAAATAGCCATATGGATGTCTTAAAAGAGGTCTTAAAGGACGTAAAACCCAAGGAAGAAGATGAGATTTTGATAGATAAAAAAATAAAAGATTTTATGTCACGAATAAAAGTAAAAGATGCTAAAATAATTTTAGGGGGAAGCGGTGCAAAATCCACATGGCTAAAAACAGCAAACGATGCTGACATATTTGTACAGTTTAATTACAATCAATACAAAGATAAAAGCGATAAACTTAGTGATATCTTAGAAAAACAACTAAAAAAATCTTTTAAAAAAATAAACAGACTTCATGGAAGCAGAGATTATTTCCAGATAATAGAAAAAGGCTTCACATTTGAAATAATTCCAATAATTGAAATAAAAAAAGCAAACAAAGCATTAAATATAACTGATGTAAGCCCCTTACATGCTATTTTTGTTAAGAAATGTATAAATAAAAAATTAGCAGATGAAATAAGACTAATGAAACAGTTCTGCAAAGCAAATAAAATATACGGCGCAGAATCATACATAAATGGCTTTTCAGGATACATGTGCGAACTATTAGTTATCAACTACAATGGTTTTCTAAAACTACTAAAAGCGGCATCAAAGTGGAAAGATAAAGAAGTTATTGACATAAAAAAATTTTATAAAGGAAAAAATATATTTTTAGAGATGAATAAAAGCAAAACATATTCTCCAATTATAATGGTTGATCCAGTACAAAAAGACAGGAACGCTGCAGCTGCTCTAAGTTTTGAGAAATTTGATATATTCAGAAAAAAAGCAAAAGAATTTCTTAAAAAACCTTCTACTAAATTTTTTCAAGAAAAAGAATTTGACCCAACTAAATTAAAGGATTATATAATTGTAGAGATAAAACCAATAAAAGGCAAACAAGATGTAGTAGGGGCCAAATTACTAAAAACATTTAATTTTCTAAAAAAAGAATTGTCAAAAGAAGGATTTAAAATTCAAAAACAAGGATGGGATTGGGATAAAGGCAAAAAAGCACATTTCTATTTTAAAATCATCAAAGATGTTGACAAACTTAAAATCATAGAAGGACCTTCAACAACTATAAAAGAGCATGTCTTGAATTTTAAAAAGAAACATAAAACTACATTTACCAAAAATAAACAAATTTTTGCTAAAGAAAAAAGAAAGATTACAAAACCAAAAGATTATGTTAAAGAACTACTAAAAAAAGATTATGTTAAAGAGAGGGTTAAAGAAACGAATTTAAAATGAGAAATATTTTAGAAACTTTTTTAGTTATGTTGCGTGGATTTTTTATGGGAATAGCTGACATAATCCCTGGAGTTTCTGGCGGAACAATAGCTCTAATAACAGGTATATATTCGAAACTTATTGACACAGTAAGTAAAATTTCTGATTTTGTTTTATCTTTAATAAAATTAGACAAAAAAAACATAAAGAAAAATTTTAAGAAAATAGATTTTTGGTTTATTCTGCCTCTAATTATTGGAATTGCATTAGCGTTTCTAATATTATCAGGAGTAATAACCTTTATGCTTAAGAGCTACACAGCATCAACCTATTCTTTTTTCTTTGGTTTGATATTAGCATCTTCATACTTTGTCTATAAAAAAATTAAAAAGATAAACACTAAAACAATAACATTTTTTGTAATAGGTCTAATCTTTGCTTTCTTTTTTGTTGATCTTGGTGTTACAGATAAAATAGGCCATTCCTATTCAACTCTATTTTTCTCAGGTGCTCTTGCAATATGCGCAATGATCCTTCCAGGAATTTCAGGAGCGTTTATCTTATTACTATTAGGCCAATATGAATATGTTCTAAACATAATACACAATCTAGAAATTTTAAAAATAATTATTTTTATAATTGGAGCAGGAACAGGATTACTTTTGTTTTCTAAGCTATTAAATTATTTGTTAAAAAAACATAAATCACCTACAATGGCATTCCTAACAGGATTAATGTTAGGTTCCTTAAGATTACCATATCAAAACATAACTCAAAATCTAACTTCACCACTTCCCTCAATAATTATAGTTTTGATCGGATTCTTCTTAGTTATAATTCTAGAAAGTTCTTTTAACAAATAGAGAAATTTGTATACTAAAAATCAAAAAATTTATATAGTCTTATTCTTAAAAGTGCTATAAGGGTGGAAATCCTTAATATTAAATAAGAGGTGTAAACCATGGATAAAAAAGTAGGTGCTTATTCCTTTACGGTTGGCGTGGTCCTAGCAGTAATCTTAGGATTGTTTTCAGCTTACCTTGGAGGGCAGGTCTCTGCAATATTGGTTTCATTACTAGTTCTTTTGGGACTCTTTGTTGGTTTCCTAAATGTAGCTGGAAAAGAAACTAAAGAATTTCTAATAGTAGCAACAGTATTAGTCATCGCTACTAGCCTAGGAGGAGCTACCGCAACTCTTGGAGGAGTTCAATATATTGGCGGATATTTAGTCGGCATCTTTACCCACATTATGGCATTTGTAGTACCAGCCGTAGTAGTTGTTGGATTAAAAGATGTAGTAAGATTAACAAAAACACCATAATTTTACGTATTTTTTTTATTTTTTTATTTTTTTAAAAACACAGAAACACTTAATGATAGATATATTCACAGAATAAATTTATAAAAAAATGGATTTACTTCTCTTCTTTTGGAGCTTCTTCTTTATCTTTAGTTTCTTCTTTTACAGGCACTTCTTCTCCTTCTTTAGGTTTAGCTTCTTCTGATGGCATTAATTCCTTAATAAGCATATCAGGAATCTTTGCTTCTTTTAATTTTGCTTTGATTGCAAAAGCTTCTTTACCAGACATAGAAGATATAATTTCTTTAGCTGTAGTTTCAAACTCTTCTTTTCTCTTTTCAAACTCAGCTGTTAATTTCTTTTTCTCTTCTTCTAATTTCTTTTTATCTTCATCAGATAATTCTGTCTTTTCTTCTTTTATTTTCTGATCAAATTTTCCTTCATTAACTAATTTAATAGCATCTACAGCAGGTTGTCCTTCAACCAATATACCCATAGAATTACATGTTCCTATAATTTCCTTAACCTTTTCCTTAAGTGATTTACCAAGTAAATTTGATTCTTTCATTTTAGAAACCTTAATTATTTGTTCAATAAGAACATCTGCAACTTTGTCTTCTTTAGGATTTCCTGAGCCTTTTTCAATTCCAGCTTCTTTTTTTAACAAAGCAGAAGCCGGTGGAGTACCTACACTTATCTCAAACTCTTTTGTTTCTTTATCTATGGTAACTTCTACAGGAACATTCATTCCTTTGAAATTTGCAGTCTTTTCATTAATAGCAGAAACAACCTGTCCAATATTAAGACCCATTGGTCCTAAAGCAGGTCCTAAAGGAGGTGCTGCTGTTGCTTTTCCCCCTTCTACTAATACTTTTATCGACTCAGTTGCCATAGTAAGAAAAAGGTTTTTGATGTGTTTATAAAAGTATCGGAAAAGAATAAGAATAATGGCTGGCCGCCAAAACCAGCCATAATCTTTAGGGTATATAGCAAATATCCTAAATAATCGAACATGAATTGATATTTGCTATATTTGAAAATCCTAACAATTTGTTCGATTTCTTAGGATTTTCATTATACCTCTTTTTCCCTTGACAACTAAAAAACATAATGGCTCCCTAAATTTGTAAAGTGTGGGGTGGTTTACAAAGAAATATATTATAGGGAGCCTATTAATCATCATTTCTTTGTCTTAAAAGCATGAGCGGGTTTTTGAAATTCTTGCTTCCACATAAGACCTATCTTCAAAATATCATTGTAAAATTTGTCACTTAATTTATAGGTCTTTTTGTACAAGTCATAATCAATTATCCCCATGCTTTTCATTGGAGTTAATATTCTATCGTAAAATTGTCGTTTGTTATAACTCAATTTTACACGCTTTCCTTTGTATGAAGGTTCATCAATCTCTGTTTTAAAATTACCTTCATGTAATTCTGTGGCAAATAAACTCATCTCAGTTTTTGTAATCTCTTTATCATTATCTTTGATATATTCTATAAGTGCTTTTGCTACAATAATCTGTTGCTTAGTAGCAAATATTACCTCAAATATGTCTTCAGGTAAATTAAACCGATCGAATAATATTACCATCAATAGTTATATAATGATACTAGTATATAAATGTTTCTATTTTGTACATTAGTATAGCTTTTCGTATACTCTTTATGTTCTTATAATTAATAAAGTTTAAATAACAATACAATTTTCTAAATAAAATAAGATGGACAAAAATCTGGCTTTAGAATTTGTTAGAATCACAGAAGCAGCAGCTATTTCTTGTGCTCGGTGCATGGGTCAAAATGATAAGATACAAGCAGATAAAATGGCAGTTGATGCTATGAGAAAACGTTTTAATTATGTTGATTTCAAAGGCAAGGTTGTTATTGGTGAAGGTGCAAAAGATGAAGCACCAATGTTATTCGACGGAGAAGAGCTTGGAACAGGTAATGGTCCTGAAATGGATATTGCGGTTGATCCACTAGAATGCACTTCAAATTTATCTAAAGGAAAACCAAACGCCATATCAGTTTTAGCAGCAGGTCCTAAAGGATCATTACTAGATGCTCCTGGAAGTTATATGGATCAATTAACTGTAGGCCCAAAAGCAAAAGGAGTAATTGATATTAAAGCTCCTATAAAAGAGAATCTTAAGAATATTGCTCAGGCACTTGGCAAAGATATTAAAGATCTTACTGTCGTAATTTTAGAAAGAGATCGTCATAAAGAAATGATAAAAGAGATAATTAAAACAGGTTCAAGAGTAAGACTAATAGAACACGGTACAATCTCTGCTGGTGTTGCTCCTGTTGTTCCAGATTCAGGAATAGATGTTATGATGGGAATAGGTGGTGCTCCAGAAGGAGTTATAACTGCAGCAGCTCTAAAATGTATGGGTGGAGACATGCAGGGAATTTTAAAACCCCATAAACCTGAATTTAAACAACAAGCAATTGACAGAGGATTGGATTTGGATAAAGTATATAGTATGGATGATCTAGCTAAAGGGGATAGACTTGTTTTTGCTGCAACAGGTGTGAGCGATGGTCCTTTACTTAAAGGAGTTGTTTTTACTAATTATGGTCAACTAACTCATTCACTTGTTATGAGATCTAAATCAGGTACAATAAGATATCTTGAAACTCATCATCATGAAACAATTCCAGAAAAAAAATAAAATTTAGAGGTATTAAAATGGTAAGCTACAAAGATCTTGGTTTGGTAAACACAAAAGAAATGTTTGATAAAGCTGTGAAAGGCGGTTATGCAGTTCCTGCTTATAATTTCAATAATATGGAACAGCTGCAAGCCATAATAAATGGCTGCGGTAAAAGTAATTCTCCTGTAATTATACAAGTTTCTAGTGGAGCAAGAAAGTATGCAAACCAAACTCTATTAAGATATATGGCAGAAGGTGCTGTCAAAATGGCAAAAGAATTAGGTTATAATATTCCTATTGCACTGCATCTGGACCATGGAGATACTTTTGAACTATGTAAATCATGCATTGACAGCGGTTTTTCATCTGTAATGATTGATGGAAGTGCACATTCATATGATGAAAATGTTAAGCTAACAAAACAAGTCGTTGATTATGCTCATCAACATGATGTAAGTGTTGAAGGTGAATTGGGTGTATTGGCTGGAATAGAAGATGATGTTAAAGCTGAAGAATCCACATACACAAAACCAGAAGATGTTGAAGATTTTGTAAAAAAAACAGGAGTAGATTCACTAGCAATCTCAATTGGAACATCACATGGAGCATATAAGTTTAGACCAGAACAATGTACTAAGAATAAAGAGGGTGTTTTTGTTCCTCCCCCTTTAAGATTTGATATTTTAGAGGAAATCGAAAAACGTATTCCTGGTTTTCCTATTGTTTTGCATGGCTCTAGTTCAGTTCTGCCAAAATATGTTGAAACCATCAATAGCAATGGAGGAAATCTAAAAGCAGCAGTAGGAATACCTGAAGATCAATTAAGGGAAGCTGCTAAATCTGCTGTCTGTAAAGTGAATATTGACTCAGATGGAAGATTGGTTGTTACTGGAATAATCAGAAAAGTTATGGCTGAAAAACCAGAGGTGTTTGATCCAAGAAAATATCTAGGACCAGCACGTGAAGAACTGATGAATATGATTATTGACAAAAATAAAAATGTTTTAGGAAGCGCTGATAAAGCCTAGCTTTTATTATTTTCAAAAAATTCTTTTATTTCTTTTTCATAATTAGTTGTTATTCTAATATCAGTGTCAGCAAAACATTTTTTATAATTAGGCCAGGCATATCTTTCATCTAAAAAAACAATAACTCCTTTATCTTTTTCAGATCTTATACACCTTCCTGCATTCTGCATTGACCTAAGGATAGCAGGATACAAGTAACCATAATCCCATCCATTGCCAAATTTTCCATCATAATATTTGATTAGTTCTTTTGTTTCTAGATCTGGTTTTTGTAATGGAATTCCAACAACAACAACACACTTTAACAAATCTCCTGGCAAATCAACACCCTCTCCAAAACTTCCAGAAGCTACCCCTAATAAAACAGCTCCTTTTTTACTTTCATTTTTAAATTCCTCTAACAAATCGTATTTTCCTTCTTTGCTCAATCTAGGAATCTCTCTTATAATTCTTTTTTTGGAAAATTCTGAAAAATATTTATTTACCTGATCCATCAAAAGATAACTAGGAAGGAATATAGCTGAGTTTCCTTCAACTAAATTTGTTATATTACTGCATATTTTTGCAATTTCCTTAAACTGGTCCTCATTTCTTTGGGTAAACTTTGTTGTTGTTTTAGGAACAATCAAAGTAAGTTTATTTTTTTTAGGAAAAGGATTTTCAAACTCTTTTTGAGAAGTTTTATTTTCAGGAAACCCTAACAAATTTTTATACATCTCTGTTGGGTTTAAAGTTCCTGACATCAAAATTGTTGAGAAAGAGTGTTCCATAACAACAGCAGAAAACAACGAAGGGTCCAAACACCTGTAACTTAATGTAATAATCTTTTTATCTTTATTTTTTATAATATCAATTATTCTCGAAAATCCTTTATCAGGGCCTTGCCAATGACTTAAGAAAGAAGAAATACTTCCAATATAACTTGATCTTTGTTTTTCTCTGATTTCATCTGCTGCAGATTCCATCTCAGATATTAATTCATCATAATCTTCAATTTCTTTAAAGAACTCTTCTTTCTCAACTAATGTTTCTGTTTCATTATTTTTTATTTTTTCTGACAATAGTTTTATTAAATGTTCAATCTCTTTTAGTTTAGGAACTAATTCATGAAACTTGAATTTTTTTGCTTCTTTGATTGCTCTATCTAAAATATATGTGCTTAATTTGTTTGTAAACAAATTTCTTATCCTGTCTGGCAAATTATGACCTTCATCAACAACAATTATAGAATCTTCTAATTTTTTTCCAATCTTATTAAAAAAGTTTTCGCTAATAGTTGGATTAAAAATATAATAGTAATCAGCAATAATCACATTTGCTTCTCTTGCCAAAATTGCTGACATTTCATAAGGACATAACTTTGATTTTCCACAAACATCAATAAGTTGTTCAGAATGTGCAGGTGAAAGTTTCTTTAATTCAGAAATTATCTGTTTAGCTTTAATAGTTGGCTTTCCATCTTTCTTTTTTGTATTTTCATAAAACTCACATTCGTGTTTTTCTTTGA belongs to Candidatus Woesearchaeota archaeon B3_Woes and includes:
- a CDS encoding histone, whose translation is MSKRLLPLAAMGKVLKEAGADRVSDKAKVALKNVVEEITEKIAVNSVRLASHAGRKTVKEGDVKLALKQR
- the cca gene encoding CCA tRNA nucleotidyltransferase, with the protein product MDVLKEVLKDVKPKEEDEILIDKKIKDFMSRIKVKDAKIILGGSGAKSTWLKTANDADIFVQFNYNQYKDKSDKLSDILEKQLKKSFKKINRLHGSRDYFQIIEKGFTFEIIPIIEIKKANKALNITDVSPLHAIFVKKCINKKLADEIRLMKQFCKANKIYGAESYINGFSGYMCELLVINYNGFLKLLKAASKWKDKEVIDIKKFYKGKNIFLEMNKSKTYSPIIMVDPVQKDRNAAAALSFEKFDIFRKKAKEFLKKPSTKFFQEKEFDPTKLKDYIIVEIKPIKGKQDVVGAKLLKTFNFLKKELSKEGFKIQKQGWDWDKGKKAHFYFKIIKDVDKLKIIEGPSTTIKEHVLNFKKKHKTTFTKNKQIFAKEKRKITKPKDYVKELLKKDYVKERVKETNLK
- a CDS encoding DUF368 domain-containing protein, which gives rise to MRNILETFLVMLRGFFMGIADIIPGVSGGTIALITGIYSKLIDTVSKISDFVLSLIKLDKKNIKKNFKKIDFWFILPLIIGIALAFLILSGVITFMLKSYTASTYSFFFGLILASSYFVYKKIKKINTKTITFFVIGLIFAFFFVDLGVTDKIGHSYSTLFFSGALAICAMILPGISGAFILLLLGQYEYVLNIIHNLEILKIIIFIIGAGTGLLLFSKLLNYLLKKHKSPTMAFLTGLMLGSLRLPYQNITQNLTSPLPSIIIVLIGFFLVIILESSFNK
- a CDS encoding 50S ribosomal protein L11 — encoded protein: MATESIKVLVEGGKATAAPPLGPALGPMGLNIGQVVSAINEKTANFKGMNVPVEVTIDKETKEFEISVGTPPASALLKKEAGIEKGSGNPKEDKVADVLIEQIIKVSKMKESNLLGKSLKEKVKEIIGTCNSMGILVEGQPAVDAIKLVNEGKFDQKIKEEKTELSDEDKKKLEEEKKKLTAEFEKRKEEFETTAKEIISSMSGKEAFAIKAKLKEAKIPDMLIKELMPSEEAKPKEGEEVPVKEETKDKEEAPKEEK
- the glpX gene encoding fructose-bisphosphatase class II, translated to MDKNLALEFVRITEAAAISCARCMGQNDKIQADKMAVDAMRKRFNYVDFKGKVVIGEGAKDEAPMLFDGEELGTGNGPEMDIAVDPLECTSNLSKGKPNAISVLAAGPKGSLLDAPGSYMDQLTVGPKAKGVIDIKAPIKENLKNIAQALGKDIKDLTVVILERDRHKEMIKEIIKTGSRVRLIEHGTISAGVAPVVPDSGIDVMMGIGGAPEGVITAAALKCMGGDMQGILKPHKPEFKQQAIDRGLDLDKVYSMDDLAKGDRLVFAATGVSDGPLLKGVVFTNYGQLTHSLVMRSKSGTIRYLETHHHETIPEKK
- the fba gene encoding fructose-1,6-bisphosphate aldolase, class II; this encodes MVSYKDLGLVNTKEMFDKAVKGGYAVPAYNFNNMEQLQAIINGCGKSNSPVIIQVSSGARKYANQTLLRYMAEGAVKMAKELGYNIPIALHLDHGDTFELCKSCIDSGFSSVMIDGSAHSYDENVKLTKQVVDYAHQHDVSVEGELGVLAGIEDDVKAEESTYTKPEDVEDFVKKTGVDSLAISIGTSHGAYKFRPEQCTKNKEGVFVPPPLRFDILEEIEKRIPGFPIVLHGSSSVLPKYVETINSNGGNLKAAVGIPEDQLREAAKSAVCKVNIDSDGRLVVTGIIRKVMAEKPEVFDPRKYLGPAREELMNMIIDKNKNVLGSADKA